TAGTCAGAAGATAAATTGATATGCTTAACAGAAAGAGCAATATTGTCTGTCAATGAGCGAAGATAAAGTACTCTCTGAGGAGTTTCTTCAACAAGTTCAAAGCCTTGCTTTTTATAAAAATCATGGACTTTCTGATTTTTGGAAGATGGAATATACTCTGCGTAAACCTTTTCAATTTTTGCTTCTTTAGCCTGCTGTAAAATATGTTCTAGGCTAATTGTTTCAATCCCTCGTGAGAAAACCCGACAACTCAGTAGAAAATTATCTATGTAAAGTTCGCGTTCCTTGTCGATAGGTTGGCGAGTAAAGATACAGCCAACAATTCCATTGTCTCCAAACCGGTCTTGAGACTCAATTCCAATAATTGTGATAGATGAATCATCAAGAAGTTGATTAATTTCTCCCTCTTGATAGCGCTTAGTAGTCATATTGAACTGATTGGTGCGTAAAGTGAGTTGAGAAATTCGCACAATATCTGCTTGTTGGGGTGCGAACAACTTCACTTTCAGTTCCAGTTCATTCAAGTAATCATCTATGGAATCAAAATTTCCGAGAAATTCTTGGCGTTTAACCTCAGTTTTATATTTTTGAGTCCGGCTGTAATCTTCTTTGGTGATTTCAAGAGTATTGAACCAACCTCCTGTAAGCAAAGTTTTGGTGTAGCTTGCTGGGTCTTCTTCAAGTTCCAGCACCGTAACATTTGGCTGTTTGGAACGTACAAGATTGCGTTCAAATTCACTATCATCAACAAAGACAAAACTATCTAAACCCAAGTTCAGCGATTGAGAAATTTCTTTCAGGTTTTCATGTTTTGGAGACCAGTTGGCGCAGATGTTGACAAAATCATCTTCTCGTAAAACCATTTTAGGATGATTCTGCAAAACATCTTTAACTTTTTCTATGTCATTTTTACTATTAATGGCAAGAACTATACCTTGGTCTGCAAGTTGTTTGATAACAAGTTGAAATTGATGATATGCTTCTCCAACTAAGGTATCGCTAACTTCAATTCCTTCATTACCATCATCGCCAAGAATACCTTTCCAGAGAGTATTATCTAAGTCAAGAACCAAACATTTTCGGGTTTTTCCTTTGATAACTCGACTAATTTTACTAATCTCAAAAGCATAATTGGATAATAACGATTCCGTCATGTATATCTTGGCATATTGACTTAGACGGTCATCTGATAGTCCGGTAGCATTTGCTAAAAAAGGCTCAATATCTAGAACAATTAAACTTTTGAATTGATTAGATAACTTGAGGAGACTAGCGTTAAATTCTTTCCAGAGACTACTTAAATATGCTTTCGATTTGTAATCTAGAAGTTGGTTAGTTCGGTTGAGTGAGAGAGGAATTGTGTTTAAAATCAACAATCCTGAACTTGTATTAACATATTGATTTACAAGCTTTTCTAGATGTTGCAACTTCTCTTGTAAAATATGCTGAATATCTAATAATCGCCAGGGAGTCACTAATTCATTAAATATCAAATGTTCGTCAAGTAGACAAACTGTGATTTCTGGTTGGTGTTCATACAGCGCGCTATTAACATCAATAATTTCATAGACATATTGCCCATAGTCTGCAATATAAGTATTAGGGAATATATTGTCACGCAGGTGAAAGTAATTCAAAAAAGGTTGGATAGGATTGAGAACAAAATTACCAGTCAAAGCAATATTGACTTTTTTAACGTCAGGATATCTGGTTGCAATTTCCGAGTAGTCAAGATTTTTCAAAATCTGACCTACTTGTGCTATTTCTTCAGTTGTTTCTACATCCTTGAGAAGATGAGATACTCTAGAAAATTCAGCTTCTATTTGCTTTGAGCGTTTGAGTTCACGAATTTCTTGGATAACATTATTAATGGTATTTGAATTGATAGTAACCATGATTGATTCCTTACACTCTTGATAGTGCTAAACCACCTTTAATCCATTTGGATGATTCGACTGTAATGCAAAAAGCTCGTTGCCCTTGATGCATAATTGACTCCAAATTTTGCAGCTGAATGAAAGGTAAAGCATTAGCTACATTTCCGGTTTCTGTAACGCAATGTACTGCTTTCTCTACAGGAATATCCATGAACTCAACAATGCGTTTGCTCATATTTCCTGAAAGTTGAGGAGGCAATATAAAATCAATATCATGTAACTCCCATTCCACTGCATCCATGAGAGATTCCAATATTTCTTTCGCCAAAACCGGGACTGCCTTTTCTATAGCTTTATAGTCTTCTTTAACAGCTTGTGGAAGTTTTGTATCACCTGCTGGAGGTACAGCAAACCAATTGAGTATTTGACCTGGTTCTTTGTCTAAACCTGTTAGTTGGTTCAGCACGTATTCGATTGTAAAACCTGTTTTGTTCTCTTCGCTTGTCAAAACTGCTGCACCAGCACCATCACCAAACAAAACATAATTTACTAGTTCACCTGACGGCATATTATTAAAGTCACGGTTAAAATCTGCAAATCTAGAGCAAATATCACCGCCAATTACTAAACCAACTTTGTAGCTACCACTAAGTAAAAATTGCTGGGCGACATCTAAGCACTGAACTGCGCCACTGCATCCAGATTGTAGCTGATATGTTGGGACTAAGTTGATTCCTAGTTTTTCTGCAACCAAGTTCACTGTAGCAGGCATGAGAAAATCTGGAGTGCCTGTTGCCATAACTATAAATTCAATATCTTGGATTGAATAACCAGAATTTTGAATTGCCTCTTTAGCAGCATGAGCGCATATTTCTGCTAATGTATGGGTTGTTTCTTGGGTAACAAGGTCAACGGCAAAATACCGTCTTTTACTACCAATAAAGACCTCAATCCAATCTTTATTTATATTGAATATTTCTGCAAGTTGTTTGTTTTCAACTGGTTTACCTGGTAAAAAAGTGCCTAGCCCAGCGATAGTAACTGTGCATTTTGCGTCTGTCATAATCTACTCTAATTGGTGATAAAGTTGAAAGTCTGTTTTTTACTTTCTTATCTCATACATAGGTGCAGAGAAAGAAAAGAGAGCGAACTAAGTAAGATTGTGTTGCGATATGTAGAAATGTAAAGGATGTGAGATTTAGATACAAGGGAAAATCTTTCGCTAATTAGGGATGTATATAAGGTTTTAGAAGTTGGGAGTTGGGAATTAGGAGTTAGTTATCCTATTCTCCGTGTCCCCGCGTCTTTGCGTCCCCATGTCCCTTTACTCCCATTGCCAGCATTTAAGATGCCAATCACGTCCTTCTACAGCCAGGGCACCTACATAGCTCAAAGCAGGGATAAATGCTTGGAGAGACCAACGGATGACAGTGGAGCGATCGCCATTAATGCTGTAAAGTTGAACTGGCTCATTCTGTGATAACGAAACATCTAATTGATCCATCGGAAAAACTAGTCCCTGTCCAGTTGCTTTTAGATAAGCTTCTTTCCGAGTCCAACAGTTAAAAAATGCTCCTAATTTTTCATCCTGAGGCAGTTTACGAAAGACATCTTTTTCTCTATCGGAAAAACAACGTTCAGCAACTTGTTCAAAATCAGAAATAGGGCGCATATATTCAATATCCACACCAATTTCTCGTTGACGCGTAACGGCATACAAAACAAGTTCATGGGAGTGAGATAGATTAAAGCTCAATGTATTCCCACCAGATGTTTCTGCTAAAACTGGTTTACCGTGTGAGCCATAACAAAACTGCAATTGGCTGGCATTAGTGCCTAAGTAAGAGCCTAAAATTGTCCGAAGTAACCCGCGTCCAACAATGTAACGCTTTTTATCTCGCTCCAAATAAAAACGCTCAGATCGGGTACGTTCGTCTTGTGAAAGTAATTCTGCTAAGGTCTCAACACGAGATGTTGATTGATTAAGGAAAGTACACCAAACATGAACATCTTCGCCTAAGACTGACCAGTTTGTTGGTGGAGGACGCCACAGACAATCAACAGTATCAACAGCGATCATAAAAAGTAGCCCTGGTGGTTCTATAGGAATGTAGTTTCAGTCTTTGTCTCATACTGGTCTTAGTTCGCTGAAATAATTTAGCGGACACACTCAACTTCCTGGGCTAAATGTTGGGCTAACACTTGAACTGTAGGATACTCATACACCACCTCTATAGAAAGGCGACAACCAAGCCAAACTTCTATGGCATGTATCAGACGTAACGCTTCTAAAGAAGTTATGCCGTAGTATTCAAAAGGCAGATTAATGTTGATTTCGCTATGATTTACTAACAGCAGTTTAGAAAGATAGAAAACTAACCAGCCTTGAATAACTTCCTCTGTTTGAAATAGTTTATGAAAAGGCAATGCTTGACGATAAGCAGATCCAAGTTGCACTTGAGGATTTTTCTTGTATGAAAATTTTTCGCTACTCTTCGTATTACCAAAATTTTGTATCCACTCAAGTAGTGCATTATGATTATCTGTGAAAAATTGCATTAATTCAGTATTCCTGAAAGCATTGGTTGTAAATGTCATTTTTGTTTCTACTCCTTTCATAATTGAAAAATATCCTTTTAACTTTCAGATGTTATGGATAAAAAAACAATACAGTTGGAATGAATTGTTTTGTTTTATTAGTAATCTACCATCTAGATAGATTTAGATGTTTTAAACTAGCACCAAAATCCTTAATAGATACTTATGAGATAGATGCATTTCTCCATTCTTTTGGAGGACGCTTATGAATCTGGCGAAATAAGCGGATGAAATAACCTGCATCTAGATATCCAACTTTAGTAGCAATTTGATTGATGGATTCATCGCTATTGAGCAGC
The Nostoc punctiforme PCC 73102 genome window above contains:
- a CDS encoding HAD-IIIC family phosphatase; its protein translation is MVTINSNTINNVIQEIRELKRSKQIEAEFSRVSHLLKDVETTEEIAQVGQILKNLDYSEIATRYPDVKKVNIALTGNFVLNPIQPFLNYFHLRDNIFPNTYIADYGQYVYEIIDVNSALYEHQPEITVCLLDEHLIFNELVTPWRLLDIQHILQEKLQHLEKLVNQYVNTSSGLLILNTIPLSLNRTNQLLDYKSKAYLSSLWKEFNASLLKLSNQFKSLIVLDIEPFLANATGLSDDRLSQYAKIYMTESLLSNYAFEISKISRVIKGKTRKCLVLDLDNTLWKGILGDDGNEGIEVSDTLVGEAYHQFQLVIKQLADQGIVLAINSKNDIEKVKDVLQNHPKMVLREDDFVNICANWSPKHENLKEISQSLNLGLDSFVFVDDSEFERNLVRSKQPNVTVLELEEDPASYTKTLLTGGWFNTLEITKEDYSRTQKYKTEVKRQEFLGNFDSIDDYLNELELKVKLFAPQQADIVRISQLTLRTNQFNMTTKRYQEGEINQLLDDSSITIIGIESQDRFGDNGIVGCIFTRQPIDKERELYIDNFLLSCRVFSRGIETISLEHILQQAKEAKIEKVYAEYIPSSKNQKVHDFYKKQGFELVEETPQRVLYLRSLTDNIALSVKHINLSSDYRSFTRE
- a CDS encoding 3-oxoacyl-ACP synthase III family protein — protein: MTDAKCTVTIAGLGTFLPGKPVENKQLAEIFNINKDWIEVFIGSKRRYFAVDLVTQETTHTLAEICAHAAKEAIQNSGYSIQDIEFIVMATGTPDFLMPATVNLVAEKLGINLVPTYQLQSGCSGAVQCLDVAQQFLLSGSYKVGLVIGGDICSRFADFNRDFNNMPSGELVNYVLFGDGAGAAVLTSEENKTGFTIEYVLNQLTGLDKEPGQILNWFAVPPAGDTKLPQAVKEDYKAIEKAVPVLAKEILESLMDAVEWELHDIDFILPPQLSGNMSKRIVEFMDIPVEKAVHCVTETGNVANALPFIQLQNLESIMHQGQRAFCITVESSKWIKGGLALSRV
- a CDS encoding 4'-phosphopantetheinyl transferase family protein; translated protein: MIAVDTVDCLWRPPPTNWSVLGEDVHVWCTFLNQSTSRVETLAELLSQDERTRSERFYLERDKKRYIVGRGLLRTILGSYLGTNASQLQFCYGSHGKPVLAETSGGNTLSFNLSHSHELVLYAVTRQREIGVDIEYMRPISDFEQVAERCFSDREKDVFRKLPQDEKLGAFFNCWTRKEAYLKATGQGLVFPMDQLDVSLSQNEPVQLYSINGDRSTVIRWSLQAFIPALSYVGALAVEGRDWHLKCWQWE
- a CDS encoding acyl carrier protein; the protein is MTFTTNAFRNTELMQFFTDNHNALLEWIQNFGNTKSSEKFSYKKNPQVQLGSAYRQALPFHKLFQTEEVIQGWLVFYLSKLLLVNHSEININLPFEYYGITSLEALRLIHAIEVWLGCRLSIEVVYEYPTVQVLAQHLAQEVECVR